The genomic stretch GATCCAACGCGAACAGGAGGCGTTATTTAACTTCCCAAATCCAAGCAACGCCAAGTTGATTGTGGCGGCTGCTTTTATTGAGTTATTATTGCGTCTGCAAAAAAATCAAACCCAACATCGTTCGGTTTGGAATAGCGCACCGCTATGGCGTTTAAATATTACTGGTCAGTATCAAGTGACGTTAAAGCAGGAAGAAGAAAGCCAACAGGTTGTATTCTCAAGCACAGCACAGGGTTTTAAAGCAGAATTTGCAGGTCAATGTTTTGAGATTTCTGGCGAACTAGACCAAGCCAATCATGCAGCACTACAAATTGACCAACATAAATTTGGGTTAAGCTTTAGCCGTAGCACAGACCTCATCACCGTGTTCCATAACAGTCAAACCATACGCTTTGATGTGGCACAGCAGAAGTTCAATCAAGAAGATGACAATAGCAGTGATACGGGCCTTAAAGCCCCAATGCCAGGTTTAATTACCCAAGTTTTGGTCGAAGCTGGCGCCGTGGTGAAAAAAGATCAAGTACTGCTGACCCTTGAAGCGATGAAAATCGAATACTCGATTCGTGCACCGAATGATGGTGTACTAACGGCGTGTTATTTCCAAGTTGGGGATCAAGTCAAATCTGGTGATGAGTTAGTTGCATTTGAACTCAGCGTACTTGCAGCCGATGTTCCGGAGGAGGCTGAAGCATGAGTCAAGCATCACGTGCAGATCAAGTCAAAATCGTTGAAGTTGGCCCACGCGATGGTTTGCAAAATGAAAAGCAACCCATCAGCTTTGAACAACGCAAAGACTTTATTTTAGACCTCATGCAAACGGGGCTTAAAAATATTGAAGTCGGTTCTTGCGTCTCGGCCAAATGGGTTCCGCAAATGGCGCGCAGTGATGAACTTTTTGCGGCACTGCCCCAACAGCCAGATATTCACTTGAGTCTGCTCACTCCGAATATCAAAGGTTTTGATGCAGCATTGGCCGTAGGCTGTAAAGAGGTGGCGGTGTTTACCGCTGCTTCTGAAAGCTTTACCCAGAAAAATATCAATTGCTCGATTGCGGAAAGCTTAGACAAGTTTGCTGAGATCATGCACAAAGCCAAACAATACAATGTCAAAGTCCGCGGCTATGTTTCTTGTATGGTCGACTGTCCCTATGAAGGCGCAATTGACCCTCGACAAGTAGCCAAGGTCTCCAAGCAACTGTTTGACATGGGCTGCTATGAAATTTCACTGGGCGACACCATTGGTACAGCAACGCCAGATCGGGTTAAACAAGTCTGGCAAGCCTGTTTGAGCGAAATGGACAGTCAATTTTTGGCAGGACATTTTCACAATACTTATGGGATGGCGGTCGCCAACACCTATCAGTCGTTAGAGCAAGGCATTCGTATTTTTGATGCTTCCCTTGCCGGCTTAGGCGGTTGTCCTTATGCCAAAGGTGCATCAGGCAATGTCGCAACCGAAGACTTATATTATTTATTGTCGCGGATGGGACTTGCAACTGGTATCGATGAAGCTGCGTTAATGCGCGCCAGTCAAAATATCAGTGCAGTATTACAACGCAAAAATCCGTCTAATTTCGCCCAAGCCTATGCGCAACAGTGCTAGTTTTATAAGCAAAAATTGGTTTTAGCAACGGAATTAAATCCGTTGCTGGTTTGGCTGATTTTAAAATCCAACTTTGCTTAGGCTATTTACGGTGGCGTAACTTTGCGTTCTTGTCGCGCTAGATCAATTTGCTTAGGCTATTTCAAATCTTGTTTTAGATCGGATAGCTCCCACCGACTCATTAGCGCTCGGCAAAATAAAGCGCCCGCTTAAAGCCCAATCCGCACGGCAATGTAATACAAATATGTTTGAGCGCCCTCAGAATATATTTGTATGACATCAATCACTGCCACCTGAATATTTCTCCCAGATACCGTCATCTCTTTTACAGATCCGATCCTGTTTTTTATTTAAACTGCGATTTAGCCCAAATATCCCGCTTGAAAAATGCTTTTAACTCTTGTCAGACGCGCCTATGCTGATTAAGAAAATAAAAAAATGGCCAACACAAAAAATATCTAAGGACACCGGACAAATGAGCTATCAACATATTCTGGTTGCGATTGATGACTCCCCTCTTACAGCCACTGCCATTCAACATGCCAGCGACTTGGCACAAGTCTTTTCTAGCCAAATAACGCTGGTAGGTGTAGTTGCCATTGATCCTTTTTTCGGGGTTGATTTCTATAAAGTTGTACCGAGCATGACCCAGCATTTTTTTGATGCCGAACGACGTGCACAAAATTTACTTCAGCAGTATCAACAGCAGTTATTGGCAGAAGGGCTGCACGTGCACTATAAGCTACTGCACGAATTGCAAACCAGTAATGCAATTATTCAATATGCCACCCATATTGGCGCCGATCTGATCATCATTGCGACACATCAGCGCTCAGGATTGAGTAAATATATTTTAGGAACTGTTGCAAAAACGGT from Acinetobacter pullicarnis encodes the following:
- a CDS encoding hydroxymethylglutaryl-CoA lyase, coding for MSQASRADQVKIVEVGPRDGLQNEKQPISFEQRKDFILDLMQTGLKNIEVGSCVSAKWVPQMARSDELFAALPQQPDIHLSLLTPNIKGFDAALAVGCKEVAVFTAASESFTQKNINCSIAESLDKFAEIMHKAKQYNVKVRGYVSCMVDCPYEGAIDPRQVAKVSKQLFDMGCYEISLGDTIGTATPDRVKQVWQACLSEMDSQFLAGHFHNTYGMAVANTYQSLEQGIRIFDASLAGLGGCPYAKGASGNVATEDLYYLLSRMGLATGIDEAALMRASQNISAVLQRKNPSNFAQAYAQQC
- a CDS encoding universal stress protein is translated as MSYQHILVAIDDSPLTATAIQHASDLAQVFSSQITLVGVVAIDPFFGVDFYKVVPSMTQHFFDAERRAQNLLQQYQQQLLAEGLHVHYKLLHELQTSNAIIQYATHIGADLIIIATHQRSGLSKYILGTVAKTVLNLSFIPVLIVK